The DNA segment CTACGTCGCCATCAAGGTCGACCGGGAGGTCCGGCCCGACGTCGACGACGCGTACATGAGCGTCGTGCAGATGCTGACCGGGAGCGGCGGCTGGCCGATGACGGTCTGGCTCACGCCCGGACGCCAGCCGTTCTCCGGCGGCACGTATTTCCCGCCGCGCCAATTCCTCGCGATGCTCCAGCAGTTCCGTCAGGCGTTCGACGCGGAGCCGCTCCGCGTCGCCGAGCAGGCCGGCGAGATCACCCGGCGCGTGCAGCAGATGGCCCAGCGCCCGGGGGGTGAGGGCCTGCCGGATGCCGCCGTGCTCCAGCGCGCGTTCGACGGGTTCGCCGCGACCTTCGATGCGACGAACGGCGGGTTCGGCCGGGCGCCCAAGTTCCCGAGCCCGCCGGACCTCGAGCTGCTCCTCCGCTACCACCGTCACGCCGCGAGCGCACGCGCCCTCGAGATGGTGACCCTGACGCTCGAGAAGATGGCGGCCGGCGGCATCCACGACCAGGTCGGCGGCGGCTTCCACCGCTACGCGACCGACGCCGCCTGGCAGGTGCCCCACTTCGAGAAGATGCTCTACGACAACGCCCAGCTCGCGGTCTCCTACCTCGAGGCCTACCAACTCACGAAGCGCGACGACTTCGCCGCCGTGACGCGCGACATCCTCGACTACGTTGGGCGGGAGATGACGGCGCCCGACGGCGGCTTCTACGCCGCGACCGACGCCGACAGCGAGGGGGTCGAGGGGAAGTTCTTCGTGTGGACGCCCGCCGAGATCCGCGCTGCCCTCGACGCCCCGCACGCCGAGGCCGTGCTCGCCTACTATGCCGTCACCGAGCCGGGGAACTTCCACGGCAAGAACATCCTGCACGTCGCCGCACCGCTCCCCGAGGTCGCGTCCAAACTCAGCATCGAGCCCGCCCGGCTCCGCCAGCTGCTCGATGAAGCGCGGTCGAAACTCTACGCCGTCCGCCAGCGGCGCGTGCCACCCCACAAGGACACGAAGATCCTCGCGGGCTGGAACGGCCTCATGATCTCGGCCTTCGCGCGCGCCGGGGCCGTCCTCGGCAATCCCGGCTACGTGGAGCGCGCCAGGACCGCGGCTCGGTTCGTCCACGAGCGGATGCGCGCGGACGGCCGTTTGCGACGGAGCTTCGCCGGCG comes from the Deltaproteobacteria bacterium genome and includes:
- a CDS encoding thioredoxin domain-containing protein — encoded protein: MKVIRVLSAVAAFAGFVAPLLAGSGSLPTSAPLPGSAPFSAELQQKLMTALGEKGASYHPHTRHLRPDGSPRYTNRLILESSPYLLQHAHNPVNWYPWGDEAFARAAAESKPVLLSVGYSTCHWCHVMEEESFENEEIATYLNQHYVAIKVDREVRPDVDDAYMSVVQMLTGSGGWPMTVWLTPGRQPFSGGTYFPPRQFLAMLQQFRQAFDAEPLRVAEQAGEITRRVQQMAQRPGGEGLPDAAVLQRAFDGFAATFDATNGGFGRAPKFPSPPDLELLLRYHRHAASARALEMVTLTLEKMAAGGIHDQVGGGFHRYATDAAWQVPHFEKMLYDNAQLAVSYLEAYQLTKRDDFAAVTRDILDYVGREMTAPDGGFYAATDADSEGVEGKFFVWTPAEIRAALDAPHAEAVLAYYAVTEPGNFHGKNILHVAAPLPEVASKLSIEPARLRQLLDEARSKLYAVRQRRVPPHKDTKILAGWNGLMISAFARAGAVLGNPGYVERARTAARFVHERMRADGRLRRSFAGGAAHEDAFLDDYAYLAAGLLDLYEATFELRWLREAIALQDVLVRDFWDAEKGGFFLTGAQHEVTLTRQKPYYDGAIPSGNAVAALNLLRLAEFTTDDRRRERADATLRAFAPVLQRIPAAAPALLAALDFRLDRAKEIVIVRPAAATGDEALLSTVRRAYVPNHVLTVGSVGDELARQRKIIPLVADKQALRGATTAYVCEQKVCALPTSDPAVLSDQLAKVSPLAGVTRDGPSGGAPAA